In a single window of the Mucilaginibacter defluvii genome:
- a CDS encoding HAD family phosphatase → MKAIIFDLNGTMINDMWYHTLAWEDILNNDLGGNFTREEVKQNMYGKNHELLVRMFGQGRFTVEEMDKLSLEKEKRYQQAFLPELKLLPGLQEFLEQAHNKGILMAIGSAAIPFNIDFVLDGLNIRKYIQVVVSADDVTVSKPHPETFIKAAQLLNVPPQDCLVFEDVPKGAEAAANADMKAVILTTTHEVDEFSYLDNILHFAPDFNDSYIKSLVK, encoded by the coding sequence ATGAAAGCAATTATATTTGATTTAAACGGCACCATGATAAACGATATGTGGTACCATACCCTTGCTTGGGAGGATATCCTGAACAATGACCTTGGCGGGAATTTTACCCGTGAAGAGGTTAAGCAAAACATGTATGGAAAAAATCACGAATTGCTGGTGCGCATGTTTGGCCAGGGGCGCTTTACCGTCGAGGAAATGGATAAGCTTTCGCTCGAAAAAGAAAAGCGCTATCAACAAGCCTTTTTACCCGAGCTGAAACTATTACCCGGCTTACAGGAGTTTTTAGAACAAGCACATAATAAGGGTATATTGATGGCTATCGGGTCGGCCGCTATACCTTTTAATATCGACTTTGTATTAGATGGTTTGAATATCCGTAAATACATCCAGGTAGTAGTTAGCGCTGATGATGTTACCGTTAGCAAGCCGCACCCGGAAACTTTTATTAAAGCCGCCCAGCTGTTGAATGTGCCCCCGCAGGATTGTTTGGTTTTTGAAGATGTACCCAAAGGAGCAGAGGCGGCAGCCAATGCCGACATGAAAGCTGTTATCCTGACGACTACGCATGAGGTAGATGAATTTAGTTATTTAGACAACATCCTCCATTTTGCGCCCGATTTTAACGATTCGTATATTAAAAGCCTGGTTAAGTAA
- a CDS encoding metal-dependent hydrolase: MEFTYYGHACFAVKIGGKNILFDPFITPNELAKAIDINTIPADYIFVSHGHSDHMIDVESIANRTGAKVIASFEVHTWFNNNGVSNTHPLNPGGQLALDFGKVKCFTAVHSSSMPDGSYGGVATGFAIKSDEGNFYYSGDTALTLDMQLVPRWADLDYAVLPIGDDLTMGIDDAIEAAKMVGVNTVFGVHYNTFGFIMIDTEDAKQRFEQAGIKLLLPAIGETITI; this comes from the coding sequence ATGGAATTTACCTATTATGGCCACGCTTGCTTTGCTGTTAAAATAGGCGGGAAAAATATTCTATTTGACCCGTTCATCACGCCTAATGAATTGGCAAAGGCAATTGATATCAACACAATACCGGCCGACTATATTTTTGTATCTCACGGGCATTCTGATCACATGATTGATGTGGAAAGTATTGCTAATCGTACCGGTGCTAAAGTAATTGCCAGCTTTGAGGTGCATACCTGGTTTAACAACAATGGCGTGAGCAATACGCATCCCCTAAACCCAGGCGGACAACTGGCGCTCGATTTTGGTAAAGTAAAATGCTTTACCGCAGTACATTCAAGCAGTATGCCTGACGGAAGTTACGGCGGCGTAGCAACCGGTTTCGCTATCAAGAGCGACGAAGGCAATTTTTATTACAGTGGCGATACTGCCCTGACTTTGGACATGCAGCTAGTGCCACGCTGGGCTGATCTTGATTATGCAGTATTACCTATAGGTGATGACCTGACTATGGGTATAGATGATGCCATTGAAGCCGCTAAAATGGTAGGTGTAAATACCGTTTTTGGCGTGCATTACAATACTTTTGGTTTTATTATGATAGATACCGAAGATGCCAAACAACGCTTCGAGCAGGCTGGAATAAAATTACTTTTACCGGCAATAGGCGAAACAATAACAATTTAA
- a CDS encoding mechanosensitive ion channel family protein — translation MKLLTYAQSTDSVIHSETDTAHSDNLKNQLNSVQQLSAEGVADSLKRTELEARVARLTLNDAQRSALVKELNALKQKDSLRTIRQKQQVDSLRKFVKGFPVKPFRDTIFSLYLKQGSFTAKDRADAIEQRLIRLADNYRFSTDSLKISEAEQTTDIIYADELIMSVSDMDALWENTSREKLAQKLRAAMGSAINIHRDETSIQTLVKEGLLALLVIGVLSLLIFFINRLFKWFTSKLALSERVSKKGVHIRNYQLLTPARQLGLINTVIGLVRWVIILITIYFALTILFSIFPFTRDISTALLGYILSPLRRIGEAIWNYIPNLITIIILVVVFRYMLRFFNFIKLEIERGQLTIPGFYPDWANPTYQIIRVLILAFMLVVIFPYLPGNESPIFKGVSVFVGVLFTFGSAGALGNVVAGLVLTYMRAFKIGDRVKIGEVTGDIIEKNLLVTRIRTIQNEIISIPNSTVMSNHTVNYSSDATHGIDCAHNSYLWVRCAMAASASIAY, via the coding sequence TTGAAGTTGCTAACATACGCTCAATCTACAGATTCAGTTATACATAGCGAAACGGATACTGCCCATAGCGATAATCTGAAAAATCAGTTAAATAGTGTGCAACAGCTATCAGCAGAGGGGGTTGCTGATTCGTTAAAAAGAACGGAACTTGAAGCCAGGGTAGCACGCTTAACACTGAATGATGCTCAGCGGTCTGCGTTGGTAAAAGAACTCAACGCCCTAAAACAAAAAGATTCGTTAAGAACGATCAGGCAAAAACAACAGGTTGACTCACTCAGGAAATTTGTAAAAGGTTTTCCGGTTAAACCCTTCCGGGATACTATTTTTTCGCTCTATTTAAAGCAAGGAAGTTTTACAGCTAAAGACCGGGCAGACGCAATAGAACAACGTTTGATAAGGCTTGCGGATAATTACCGCTTCAGCACTGACTCTTTAAAAATCAGCGAAGCCGAACAAACTACGGATATCATTTATGCCGATGAACTGATCATGTCTGTATCAGATATGGATGCCCTCTGGGAAAATACGTCCCGCGAAAAGCTGGCGCAGAAACTGCGTGCCGCCATGGGCAGCGCAATCAATATCCACCGCGACGAAACGAGCATTCAAACCCTTGTAAAAGAAGGCTTGCTCGCTTTGTTGGTGATTGGCGTGTTAAGTTTGCTGATATTCTTCATAAACAGGTTATTCAAATGGTTTACCAGCAAGCTGGCATTAAGTGAGCGGGTCTCAAAAAAAGGCGTACATATTCGCAATTATCAACTGCTGACTCCGGCCAGGCAACTTGGATTAATAAATACAGTTATCGGGTTAGTGCGCTGGGTGATTATCCTAATTACAATTTATTTTGCACTCACTATACTCTTTAGCATATTTCCGTTTACGCGCGATATTTCGACTGCCTTGCTCGGGTATATATTAAGCCCGTTGCGGCGGATAGGCGAAGCCATCTGGAACTATATTCCAAACCTGATTACCATAATAATTCTTGTTGTCGTATTTAGGTATATGCTACGTTTTTTCAACTTTATAAAGCTCGAAATTGAACGTGGCCAGTTAACCATTCCGGGATTTTATCCGGATTGGGCAAACCCCACTTATCAAATTATAAGGGTATTGATACTGGCATTTATGCTGGTGGTTATATTTCCGTATCTGCCAGGTAACGAGTCGCCTATTTTTAAGGGAGTATCCGTATTTGTGGGAGTATTGTTCACCTTCGGTTCAGCAGGGGCGTTAGGCAATGTGGTAGCGGGTTTGGTATTGACCTACATGCGGGCATTTAAAATTGGCGACAGGGTTAAAATAGGTGAGGTAACCGGTGATATAATTGAAAAGAACTTGCTGGTTACACGTATCCGCACTATTCAAAACGAGATTATTTCTATACCCAATTCTACGGTAATGAGTAATCACACCGTAAATTACAGCAGCGATGCAACGCATGGGATTGATTGTGCACACAACAGTTACTTGTGGGTACGATGTGCCATGGCGGCTAGTGCATCAATTGCTTATTGA
- a CDS encoding glycosyl hydrolase, with product MLSKKYITLLVVVYLLSLLSTSVIAQQPVNLSNKKASKEAKALFSYLLAINGKKTLSGQMDVKWGDGELKYIQDVTGKQPAIRGMDFIDSVENDNEIAHAIEWWRKGGIPTIMWHWGAPAIGQGYDNSKKEIDIAKCFEVGTPENLAMWAELRDKARLLKKLKDAKVPVLWRPFHEMNGTWFWWSKQGPEPLKKLWITMYNYFVKQEKLNNLIWVFCYTSKPDIAWYPGDAYVDIVGADDYGDDSPHAAMYNPAKQISNRNIPIAYHECGIPPDPDKCIAEGVIWSWWMEWHTGHLTSVDKEYLKRVYNHDLIITLDEVPDIIKKYGK from the coding sequence ATGTTATCTAAAAAGTACATCACTTTATTAGTAGTAGTTTACTTGTTGTCATTGTTATCAACTTCGGTTATAGCGCAGCAGCCAGTAAATTTATCTAACAAAAAAGCATCAAAAGAAGCCAAGGCGCTTTTTAGCTACTTATTGGCTATAAACGGTAAAAAAACATTGTCGGGCCAAATGGATGTGAAGTGGGGTGATGGCGAGCTAAAATATATTCAGGATGTTACCGGTAAACAGCCTGCCATTCGTGGGATGGATTTTATTGACAGTGTCGAAAATGATAACGAGATTGCACATGCCATTGAATGGTGGCGCAAAGGCGGTATACCAACCATTATGTGGCATTGGGGAGCACCAGCAATCGGGCAAGGTTACGATAATTCAAAGAAAGAGATTGATATAGCAAAATGCTTTGAAGTGGGTACGCCGGAAAATTTAGCCATGTGGGCTGAACTGAGGGACAAGGCCCGTCTGTTAAAAAAGCTTAAAGATGCCAAGGTACCGGTGCTTTGGCGACCCTTCCATGAAATGAACGGAACGTGGTTTTGGTGGAGCAAGCAAGGCCCGGAACCGCTGAAAAAGCTGTGGATAACCATGTACAACTATTTTGTTAAGCAGGAAAAGCTCAATAATTTGATTTGGGTATTCTGCTATACCTCAAAGCCCGACATAGCCTGGTACCCCGGGGACGCATATGTGGATATTGTTGGCGCTGATGATTATGGCGACGATAGTCCGCACGCGGCTATGTACAATCCAGCCAAACAAATAAGTAACCGAAACATCCCGATCGCTTACCATGAATGCGGCATACCGCCTGATCCGGACAAGTGCATTGCTGAAGGCGTTATTTGGTCGTGGTGGATGGAGTGGCATACCGGGCATTTAACATCAGTAGACAAAGAATATCTGAAGCGAGTTTACAATCATGATTTGATTATTACACTTGATGAAGTGCCCGATATAATTAAAAAATACGGCAAATAG
- a CDS encoding sigma-70 family RNA polymerase sigma factor yields MYIWVMGASGIYSEIDLLKLLKKGDKLAFEQLYNSYWKSLYLSAYSRVDDEDIAKDIVQNVFVDVWQKRGTIVVTSSIKQYLHGAVKMKVLQHYRSENIKQQVLDNALERITQLLHSHQNLSTYFDLERIVSEEVAEMPVNMKNSFLLRSDSYSIKEIAGNLNLAEQTVSNNITEALKRLKKRIKMEYPERYAGCVVAVTALFTNN; encoded by the coding sequence ATGTACATTTGGGTCATGGGCGCAAGTGGCATCTACAGCGAGATTGATTTACTTAAATTGCTTAAAAAAGGCGATAAACTGGCTTTTGAGCAGCTATACAACAGCTACTGGAAAAGCCTTTACCTATCAGCTTACAGTCGCGTTGATGATGAAGATATCGCTAAAGATATCGTGCAAAATGTATTTGTTGACGTTTGGCAAAAGCGCGGCACCATTGTGGTAACCAGTAGTATAAAGCAATACTTACATGGTGCAGTGAAGATGAAGGTATTGCAACATTATCGCTCGGAAAACATCAAACAACAGGTACTGGATAATGCCCTTGAACGCATTACGCAATTGTTACACTCGCATCAAAATCTTTCTACCTACTTTGATCTGGAACGTATTGTTAGCGAAGAAGTGGCAGAAATGCCGGTAAATATGAAAAATAGCTTCTTACTCAGAAGCGATAGCTATTCCATCAAAGAAATTGCCGGCAACCTAAACCTGGCCGAGCAAACGGTTTCTAACAACATTACCGAAGCGCTTAAAAGGCTTAAGAAGCGCATCAAAATGGAATATCCTGAACGTTATGCCGGATGCGTAGTTGCTGTCACCGCTCTGTTTACAAATAATTAA
- a CDS encoding FecR family protein, which translates to MTPAELKDLFERYSKNQVTEAEKQLVDDWYASYTESQLNPDDEQRLQADIRGLIKLETEKPEAKVRTIKFMRYAAAVAILLVSVSLFIRKKAPVLLNSVSGKERFTQIKTKTGEVKKISLPDGSSVWLNANSEIRISDDFQNRQQRSIYLDEGEAFFEVTKNPRRPFLVKTPHVTTRVLGTSFNIKAYQTLKRAIVTVRTGKVQVTNSKKLLAILTPSMQVTYNTVNDKKRIETVDGSVARAWTEGKLVFNKANFDDLAFAIANIYGIQLKSKNKAAAGYRYNIHINTSRTLEETLRVICSVHQNQYRRINNEVIIY; encoded by the coding sequence ATGACTCCGGCCGAACTAAAAGATCTTTTTGAGCGCTATTCTAAAAACCAGGTTACTGAAGCCGAAAAACAGCTGGTTGATGATTGGTATGCATCTTATACGGAAAGCCAGCTTAACCCGGATGACGAGCAGCGCCTGCAGGCAGATATACGCGGGCTTATCAAACTCGAAACAGAGAAACCTGAAGCGAAGGTTCGTACTATAAAGTTTATGCGTTATGCGGCGGCCGTCGCTATATTACTGGTCTCTGTATCGTTATTCATTCGCAAAAAAGCACCGGTTTTATTAAATTCTGTTTCAGGCAAAGAGCGTTTTACGCAAATCAAAACCAAAACCGGCGAGGTAAAAAAGATCAGTTTGCCTGATGGATCGTCAGTTTGGCTTAACGCAAACAGTGAAATCCGCATCAGTGATGATTTTCAGAACCGGCAACAGCGTTCAATTTATCTAGACGAGGGCGAAGCTTTTTTTGAAGTGACCAAAAATCCCCGGCGCCCATTCCTGGTTAAAACGCCTCATGTAACTACCCGGGTGCTGGGTACATCCTTCAACATAAAAGCGTATCAAACATTGAAACGCGCCATAGTAACTGTACGGACAGGTAAAGTGCAAGTGACTAATAGTAAAAAGCTGCTGGCTATTTTAACACCCAGCATGCAGGTAACCTACAATACGGTAAACGATAAAAAGCGTATAGAAACGGTTGACGGCTCCGTGGCCCGCGCATGGACTGAGGGCAAGCTTGTATTTAACAAAGCGAACTTTGACGACCTGGCGTTCGCAATAGCTAATATCTACGGTATACAATTAAAAAGCAAAAACAAAGCAGCGGCCGGATATCGCTATAATATTCATATTAACACATCGCGCACACTTGAAGAAACGCTGCGTGTCATTTGCTCGGTACATCAAAATCAATACAGGAGGATAAACAATGAAGTAATTATTTACTGA
- a CDS encoding TonB-dependent receptor: protein MRITFLIYTALIAFSGVLVASPSSGQIFEKRISVSLKNETLAASLKKVEQAGKVDFAYDPQMVNLNSVIIKNRDFSNERLYNVLKKLLSNTSIGFKEEVQGTITLYKKAEKPKAAPGKISGKIIDEKGEPLPGATIMLVEANKGVQANIDGAFGIEAEEGVYTVIVSFVSYESKRIPGVRIKAGETTQLNTVSLTGQSGTLNEVLVVGYGTQKKENLTGSVDQVTSKVLENRSLPNLAQGLQGTIPNLNIVPLDGKPVQSPTFNIRGITSIGQGGNALVLVDGVEGDPSRINPADVASVSVLKDASSAAIYGARGAFGVVLITTKNPSKEKTSITYSFNQSIKSPTTVPEFVTDGYTFAKMFNEAWSAWNDYSQTPQNINKTVKFTQPYLAELEKRNNDPSLPTTIVNATGDYEYYGDTDWYKLLYKDHNSAREHNLSISGNSGKADFLITGRYFSQDGLFRYNSDDYNIYNLRAKGSLQVYPWLTISNNADYSNMKYHNPLNVGEGGSIWRNIADEGHTMVPLLNPDGTLTYSAAYSVGDLYYGKNGIDFDNRVFRNTTSFNAHFFDNVFRVKGDFTFQNTDNGQDRKRVPIPYSTRPGVIQYIGTAYNDLQKIQENTKYLATNIYGEYEPKLKGGHYFKALAGYNYEQSTFEHLEVTRNGLLQEDATDINLALGQGITPKGGWEEWAILGGFYRLNYSYKDRYLIETNGRYDGSSKFPGNQRYAFFPSVSAGWRVSEEPFFTISKDLISNLKFRGSYGSLGNGSIGSYRFQETLDITRSGRILNGVLPQRTSNPVVLPNGLTWETSRTKNIGVDIGMLNDRLNISADGYIRDTKNMYTTGPTVPGVFGALPPKGNYADLQTKGWEVTVNWHDRFDLSSKPFNYSVRLTLSDYLAKVTKYNNTDKRLSDYYTGQTLGEIWGYTTLGYFTSAEDIANSPKQILTKASTTGQLLPGDIKFADLDGNGVIDNGLQTANNPGDRRIIGNSTPRYTYGIGLNADWNNFSFSAFLQGVGKRDWYPGSEASVFWGQYNRPYNKIPVSMIGNIWSEDNPDAYFPRYRGYSAQNGSGELAQAQTKYLQNAAYLRLKNIQLGYNLPLQLIQKIKLSNLRVFVSGENLLTWSPLYKVTKDIDPESINGSDRILTDGGSGNGNNYPILKSVTLGVTATF, encoded by the coding sequence ATGCGTATTACGTTTCTTATTTACACCGCATTGATTGCCTTTTCGGGAGTGCTGGTAGCCTCGCCGTCATCAGGGCAGATATTTGAAAAGCGCATCAGCGTTTCATTAAAAAACGAAACGCTTGCCGCGTCATTAAAAAAGGTTGAACAAGCCGGAAAAGTAGACTTTGCCTACGATCCGCAAATGGTCAATTTAAACAGCGTTATTATTAAAAATCGCGATTTTAGCAACGAGCGCCTGTATAATGTGCTTAAAAAACTGTTGAGTAATACCTCAATCGGTTTTAAAGAAGAAGTGCAAGGCACCATTACACTCTACAAAAAAGCCGAGAAGCCTAAGGCTGCTCCCGGCAAAATATCAGGTAAAATAATTGATGAAAAAGGCGAACCTTTGCCTGGCGCTACCATTATGCTTGTTGAAGCCAATAAAGGTGTGCAAGCAAACATTGATGGCGCTTTCGGCATCGAGGCTGAAGAGGGTGTGTATACGGTGATTGTAAGCTTCGTTTCTTACGAGTCAAAACGTATACCCGGCGTGCGTATTAAAGCCGGCGAAACAACACAACTCAATACGGTTAGCCTTACCGGGCAAAGCGGTACGCTTAACGAGGTGTTGGTTGTTGGTTACGGTACGCAGAAGAAGGAAAACCTGACGGGTTCTGTTGATCAGGTTACATCGAAGGTTTTAGAGAACCGTTCTTTACCAAATCTTGCACAGGGTTTGCAGGGCACTATCCCCAACTTAAACATTGTACCGCTTGATGGCAAACCCGTGCAATCGCCAACGTTTAACATCCGGGGTATTACCTCAATTGGTCAGGGTGGCAACGCGTTGGTTTTAGTTGATGGTGTTGAGGGCGATCCAAGCCGTATCAACCCTGCCGACGTTGCCAGCGTATCGGTATTAAAAGATGCCTCTTCGGCCGCTATATATGGTGCACGCGGTGCTTTTGGCGTGGTGTTGATTACTACCAAAAATCCGTCAAAAGAAAAAACAAGCATAACTTACTCATTCAATCAATCCATAAAAAGCCCGACTACGGTACCTGAGTTTGTTACCGATGGCTATACTTTTGCCAAAATGTTTAATGAGGCCTGGAGTGCCTGGAACGATTACTCGCAAACGCCGCAAAATATCAACAAAACGGTAAAGTTCACTCAGCCGTATTTGGCCGAACTTGAAAAGCGCAATAACGATCCCTCATTGCCTACCACTATTGTTAACGCTACAGGTGATTATGAATATTATGGCGATACTGACTGGTATAAGTTGCTTTATAAAGATCATAACAGCGCCCGTGAGCATAACCTGTCAATTTCAGGTAACAGCGGTAAGGCCGATTTTTTGATCACCGGCCGTTATTTCTCACAGGATGGTTTGTTCCGTTACAACAGTGATGATTATAATATTTATAACCTGCGTGCAAAAGGCTCATTACAGGTATACCCATGGTTAACTATCAGCAACAATGCTGATTATTCAAACATGAAATACCATAACCCGCTTAACGTAGGCGAGGGTGGCAGTATATGGCGTAATATTGCAGATGAAGGTCATACCATGGTGCCGTTATTAAATCCCGATGGTACATTAACTTATTCAGCGGCTTATTCAGTAGGTGACCTTTATTACGGTAAAAACGGAATTGACTTTGATAACCGTGTTTTCCGTAATACAACGAGTTTTAACGCGCACTTTTTTGATAATGTGTTTCGTGTAAAAGGTGACTTCACTTTCCAGAATACCGATAACGGTCAGGATCGTAAACGTGTACCGATTCCTTACAGTACAAGGCCAGGTGTTATACAGTATATAGGTACCGCGTACAATGATTTACAGAAGATTCAGGAAAATACAAAATACCTGGCTACAAATATTTACGGCGAGTATGAGCCTAAATTAAAAGGCGGGCATTATTTTAAAGCTCTTGCTGGTTACAATTACGAGCAATCAACATTTGAGCATTTAGAGGTAACGCGTAATGGTCTGTTGCAGGAAGATGCTACAGATATTAACCTTGCCCTTGGCCAGGGAATTACTCCAAAAGGCGGTTGGGAAGAATGGGCTATATTAGGTGGTTTTTATCGCTTAAATTACTCGTATAAGGACAGGTATCTGATTGAAACTAACGGGCGCTATGATGGATCATCCAAATTCCCGGGAAATCAGCGTTATGCTTTCTTTCCTTCAGTTTCAGCCGGGTGGAGAGTTTCTGAAGAACCATTCTTTACCATATCAAAAGATCTGATTAGCAACTTAAAGTTTCGCGGCTCATATGGCTCATTAGGTAATGGCAGTATTGGTTCATACCGGTTTCAGGAAACTTTAGACATTACACGATCAGGCCGAATATTAAACGGTGTTTTACCTCAGCGTACAAGCAACCCGGTTGTGTTACCTAATGGTTTAACCTGGGAAACCTCCCGTACTAAGAACATTGGTGTAGATATAGGTATGTTAAATGATCGGTTAAACATAAGCGCCGATGGTTACATCCGCGATACTAAAAACATGTATACTACAGGCCCAACGGTGCCGGGTGTTTTTGGTGCCCTACCACCAAAAGGTAACTATGCCGACCTGCAAACAAAAGGTTGGGAAGTAACTGTGAACTGGCATGATCGTTTTGATTTAAGCAGTAAACCTTTTAATTATAGTGTAAGGCTTACCTTATCTGATTACCTGGCCAAAGTCACCAAATACAACAATACAGATAAGAGGTTAAGTGATTACTATACCGGCCAAACGCTTGGTGAGATATGGGGCTACACTACATTAGGTTACTTTACGTCAGCCGAAGATATTGCCAATTCACCAAAACAAATATTAACCAAGGCGTCAACAACCGGCCAGTTACTACCGGGCGACATCAAATTTGCCGACCTTGATGGTAATGGTGTTATAGACAATGGCTTGCAAACCGCTAATAACCCTGGTGACCGTAGAATCATAGGTAACTCAACCCCACGTTATACATATGGTATAGGTTTAAATGCCGACTGGAACAATTTCTCGTTCTCTGCTTTTTTGCAAGGTGTGGGTAAACGCGATTGGTACCCAGGTTCAGAAGCCAGCGTATTTTGGGGGCAATATAACCGGCCTTACAACAAAATACCGGTATCTATGATCGGCAATATCTGGTCAGAAGATAACCCGGACGCTTATTTTCCCCGCTATCGTGGCTACTCGGCGCAAAACGGATCGGGCGAGTTGGCACAGGCACAAACCAAGTACCTGCAAAACGCGGCCTATCTGCGCCTTAAAAACATTCAGTTAGGTTACAACCTGCCGTTACAGCTCATACAAAAAATCAAGCTAAGCAATCTTAGGGTGTTTGTTTCGGGCGAGAATCTGTTAACATGGTCGCCATTATACAAGGTAACCAAGGATATTGATCCTGAAAGCATCAACGGATCAGACAGGATACTTACGGACGGCGGCAGTGGTAACGGCAACAATTATCCGATACTTAAGAGCGTAACCCTTGGCGTAACAGCAACTTTCTAA
- a CDS encoding RagB/SusD family nutrient uptake outer membrane protein has product MFSIKFKYNKILLSITFIAVIAAGCKKLDQEPQSAATPPAVFGSTDGLQLYVNSMYEILPDAGALVRGDAMSDYAARTSVPDFLRPGAYGPQQSTGWSSNDWSALRNINYFLINNVRPQVPEDKRRHFNGLARFFRAWFYFDKLKRFGDVPWINSPMAVDDPKLYGGRDSRVLVVDSIIADLDYASQNITTTTDASRTQITKNIVYAFKSRICLFEGTFRKYHTEYNLTSSANGLLQQAADAAKAVIDANAFSLNTGGGTDKAYRQLFTSTTPVSNEVMLAAVVDPALGIFNDANWYWTSATYGDRLSLIRTFVNTYLNIDGTPFTSQAGYRTMPFAEEVKGRDLRLQQTIRMGNYTRLNGTKQELTPPAFSYTYTGYHPIKFTLDDISMDGGSRNTNSIPSIRYAEVLLNYAEAKAELGTFVDADWNLTIGALRRRAGITGNTSAKPTTVDTYLQTNYFPGISDPSLLEIRRERGIELVFEGFRFNDIVRWKRGELMDKEWNGIYVPELNKPMDLNGDGVLDVAFYRTMPTAVAGVTYVSVADNLSTGTVNPQRLNSSNELTWLTNVTRKWDDKYYLYPIPETERLINPKLGQNPGW; this is encoded by the coding sequence ATGTTTTCAATAAAATTTAAATATAACAAGATACTGCTGAGCATAACATTTATTGCTGTTATTGCAGCGGGCTGTAAAAAGCTTGATCAGGAACCACAGTCGGCAGCAACACCACCCGCAGTATTTGGTAGTACTGATGGTTTACAATTATACGTAAATTCAATGTACGAGATACTGCCGGATGCAGGCGCGTTAGTACGTGGTGATGCCATGTCTGATTATGCTGCCCGTACCTCTGTTCCGGATTTTTTAAGACCCGGCGCTTATGGCCCGCAGCAAAGCACAGGCTGGTCATCGAATGATTGGTCTGCACTGAGAAATATCAACTATTTTTTAATTAACAATGTAAGGCCGCAAGTACCGGAAGATAAGCGCCGACACTTTAATGGCCTGGCCAGATTCTTTCGTGCTTGGTTTTATTTTGATAAGCTTAAGCGTTTTGGTGATGTGCCATGGATAAATTCACCCATGGCGGTAGATGATCCTAAATTGTACGGTGGCCGTGATTCACGTGTACTTGTGGTTGATTCAATAATAGCCGACCTGGATTACGCTTCACAAAACATCACTACAACAACTGATGCCTCACGCACACAAATTACCAAAAATATTGTGTATGCCTTTAAGTCAAGAATATGCTTATTTGAAGGTACCTTCCGTAAATATCATACCGAATACAATTTGACTTCATCAGCCAATGGATTGTTACAACAGGCTGCGGATGCAGCTAAAGCAGTTATAGATGCCAATGCTTTTAGCCTGAACACAGGAGGCGGCACTGATAAAGCGTACCGTCAACTATTTACCAGCACAACACCAGTTAGTAATGAGGTGATGCTGGCCGCTGTTGTTGACCCGGCGCTGGGCATTTTTAACGATGCCAACTGGTATTGGACAAGCGCTACCTACGGCGATCGTTTAAGCCTGATACGTACCTTTGTTAATACATATTTAAATATTGACGGCACACCATTTACCAGCCAAGCCGGTTATAGAACCATGCCGTTTGCCGAAGAAGTAAAAGGCCGCGATCTGCGCTTACAGCAAACTATACGTATGGGTAATTACACTCGTTTAAATGGTACAAAACAGGAGTTAACACCTCCGGCATTTTCATATACCTATACAGGTTATCATCCTATAAAGTTTACGCTTGACGATATATCAATGGATGGCGGTTCGCGTAACACTAACTCTATTCCATCAATACGCTATGCCGAAGTATTGTTGAATTATGCGGAGGCTAAGGCTGAATTAGGAACATTTGTTGATGCTGACTGGAACCTAACCATAGGTGCCTTACGCCGCCGTGCCGGTATAACAGGTAATACAAGCGCTAAACCAACAACGGTTGATACGTACTTGCAAACCAATTACTTTCCGGGGATAAGCGATCCATCGTTATTGGAGATCAGGCGTGAGCGTGGTATAGAACTGGTGTTTGAGGGATTCCGTTTTAATGATATTGTTCGTTGGAAACGTGGTGAGTTGATGGACAAAGAGTGGAATGGTATTTATGTGCCAGAGCTGAATAAGCCAATGGATCTGAACGGTGATGGCGTGCTTGATGTAGCTTTTTATCGTACCATGCCAACTGCTGTAGCCGGTGTTACTTACGTGAGCGTGGCAGACAACTTATCAACCGGAACAGTAAACCCGCAACGCCTTAACAGCAGTAACGAACTTACCTGGCTTACAAACGTAACGCGTAAGTGGGATGATAAATATTATCTTTACCCGATACCTGAAACCGAAAGGCTGATCAATCCAAAACTTGGTCAAAACCCCGGCTGGTAA